In Pelosinus sp. UFO1, one genomic interval encodes:
- a CDS encoding acyl-CoA dehydratase activase, whose amino-acid sequence MQAFLGLDVGSVSTNIAVLNMQDQIIDNLYIRTQGRPIDAVQSGLREIKERNPELTIEGVGTTGSGRQLAGIVVGADSIKNEITAHAVAAIHIVPDVQTVIEIGGQDSKLIIIRNGIVTDFTMNTVCAAGTGSFLDQQAARLNIPIEAFGERAIESSASVRVAGRCAVFAESDMIHKQQTGHQIPDILNGLCQALVRNFLNNLGKGKELKGPIIFQGGVAANKGMKRAFEEALNCSVIVPTYHNVMGAIGAALLAKEQMAKLEQATVFHGFDIVDFTYTPRSFACDGCPNICEVIELKMNDQITAMWGDCCGKWSKSMPL is encoded by the coding sequence ATGCAGGCTTTTTTAGGGCTTGATGTTGGTTCTGTGAGTACCAATATTGCAGTACTTAATATGCAAGATCAAATTATAGACAATTTATATATACGTACTCAGGGGCGGCCGATTGATGCGGTACAGAGCGGTTTGCGAGAAATTAAAGAGCGTAACCCTGAATTGACGATAGAAGGCGTCGGTACTACAGGTAGCGGCAGACAATTGGCAGGAATCGTTGTAGGTGCTGACTCCATCAAAAATGAAATTACAGCCCACGCCGTAGCTGCAATACATATTGTTCCTGATGTACAGACTGTTATTGAAATTGGTGGACAAGATTCTAAATTGATTATTATTCGCAATGGGATAGTTACTGATTTTACTATGAATACCGTGTGCGCGGCAGGAACAGGCTCATTTTTGGATCAGCAAGCTGCTAGGCTTAATATACCTATAGAAGCTTTCGGTGAACGGGCTATTGAATCATCGGCATCAGTAAGGGTAGCAGGACGCTGCGCAGTATTCGCTGAGTCGGATATGATTCACAAACAGCAAACTGGGCATCAGATTCCAGATATTTTAAATGGCCTATGTCAAGCGTTAGTACGCAATTTTCTTAATAATTTAGGTAAAGGTAAAGAACTCAAAGGTCCTATTATCTTTCAAGGCGGTGTAGCTGCTAATAAAGGTATGAAACGGGCGTTTGAAGAGGCATTAAATTGTTCAGTAATAGTACCGACCTACCATAATGTTATGGGCGCTATTGGAGCGGCACTCCTAGCTAAGGAGCAAATGGCGAAGTTAGAGCAGGCAACCGTTTTTCATGGTTTTGATATAGTTGATTTTACCTATACACCGCGTAGTTTTGCATGTGATGGCTGTCCTAACATATGTGAAGTAATCGAACTTAAAATGAATGATCAGATAACAGCAATGTGGGGTGACTGTTGTGGTAAGTGGAGCAAAAGTATGCCATTATAA